Genomic DNA from Nonomuraea rubra:
GACACCGGACCTCACCATCGGCGTGGTCGGACCCCACGACCTGGTCGAGCGAGTCATGCTGATGGGTCACGCCGCGGCACCGCTGCCGTGTCGCCTGGTCGCGGCCGCTTACCGCGACGAGCAGGAGGCGCCCGACAAGGTGACGCGGCTCGGTCCCGGTGTCGACGCATGCCTGTTCGCCAGCCCGGTCCCCTATGACCTGGCCAGGCGATCCGGTGTGCTGACGATGCCCGCGACGTACGTGCAACTCGGCGGAGCAGCACTGGTGGCGGCGCTGGCCAAGGCCGCGCTGGACACCCGCATGGACCCGCAACGGGTCAGCATCGACGTGGTCAGCAGGGCCGATGTCGAGGAGGCCTACACCGACCTCGGCATCCCCGCGGGGGACGTGCACAGCCGCGACGAGCCGGGCGCCACCGGCACGATCGCGGCCTACCACGAACGCCTGGCCCGGCAGGGCGCCACGACGGGAGCTCTGACGTGCCTCCCGGCGGTGGCCGAGCGCCTGCACACCGCGGGCGTGCCGGTCATCAGGATCAGGCCGACCTCCGCGGCGGTACGCACGGCGCTGCACACGGCGGCACTGCTCGGCGCGCATCACCGGCTGGAGGAGTCACAGCTCACCGTGGTGCTGGTGGAGGTGCCGACGCTGCGCGAGCCCGTACGCCGCGCCGCGCCCCGCTACTGGCGCGACGAGCTGCGGCTGTCGCTGCACCGGCTCCTGGTCCAGGAGGCGAACCGGATCAACGCCACCGTCTGGCCGATCGACGATCACAGCTACCTGGTGACCGCCACCAGGGGCTCGATCGCGGCGGCGACCGACGGGTTCAGGGTGTTGCCGTTCGCCGCCAGGATCAGGGACGAGCTGGGGCTGGCGGTCGAGGTCGGTGTGGGCATGGGGCGCACGACGCACGACGCCGAGTCGCACGCCAGGGCCGCGCTGGCCCGCACGCAGGCGGGCAAGCAGGCACAGGGCTTCGCGGTGGACCGCGAGGGGCGGGCGCTCATCCCGGCCCCGCGGATGCCGCCGACCGGGGCCACCGCACTCAAGCCGAAGGGGGTGGAGGTGCTGGCCAGACTGGCGGCCAAGCTCGAAGGCGGCGACACCGTGGTCGATGCCGAGGGCGCGGGCAAGATGCTCGGGGTCACGCCTCGCACGGCCCGGCGGTTGCTGCGCACGTTGGTTGACGAGGGACTCGCGTGGCCGCTTCCGCCGAACCGTACGCCGCAGCCCGGCCGGCCGCGCCAGCTCTACCGGCTGATCGTGGAGAAACTCGGTCCACGCTGAGCCGGAGCCATGGAGCGGGTCCGCCAGCCGCGGGCCCGCCCCCTGGCATACCCCGGGCATTGACGGAAAGTGTCAGCTTCGCGAACTTGCGGCTTGACTCTTGTGAACTCATTGGTTGGCCCGTGTAGATAGGGGTATGTTCTCCGACGCCCCCGATCGACGGGATTCGGACGGGGGCACCAAATCCTTCCCCCGCGGGCCCGGGCCGTTCTCGATGAACGATTCCCTCGGGCAACACCCGATTTCGAGCAGCCGGCCCCGCCCGGTGGTACCGATCTGGCGGGTTTCGGGCGGAGTTGCGGCATAGCGGGGCCGGAAAGACGGCTGTACGGCGCTGTGGGGGCGCTGGAGCGCCGTTCACGCTCCGATCAGCACGCGCATGCGGCGCCGGAGATCGGCGCCGTCAGCGCGTCCACCGGGCGCCGGGTGACACCTGAGGCGGTCTCCATCGGGAAGCCCTCCCGCGCCCAGTACTCGAAGCCGCCGATCATCTCCTTGACCGCGTAACCGAGCTTGGCGAACTCCAGGGCGGCCCGGGTGGCGCCGTTGCAGCCGGGGCCCCAGCAGTACGTGACGACCGTCGCGTCCTTCGGGATCAACGACTCCGCCCTGGCGGCGATCTCGCGGTGCGGCAGGTGCACGGCGCCCTCGACGTGACCCTGGTCCCAGCTCTCCCGGTTGCGCGCGTCGACCACGACCAGGCCGGGGGTCGAGGCGGCCAGGTCGGCGGCCACGTCGGAGACGTCGGTCTCGAAGGACAGGCGGGCGGTGAAGTGCGCGATGGCGGGTGCGTTCGACATGGCTCGATCCTGCCCGGCGCCCCGGCACGGCCACCAGTGGCGCGAAAGCCGCTGATCGCTAATATCCCGCCACAGTCCGAAGTCTGATACTCGCGGGCATTTTGTCGGCTTCTCCCTGTAGGTTCACGAGTCATGAGTGCAAACGCTGCTGACGGTCGCCGGACCCTCATGGTGTGGGGCGCGCTGGGGATCGTCTACGTGGTGTGGGGCTCGACGTACCTCGGCATCAGGATCGCGATCGAGACCATGCCGCCGCTGTTCCACGGCTCGCTGCGGTTCGTCTCCGCCGCCCTGCTGCTCGCCGGCTTCCTGCTGGTCACGAAGGGGCTGGCGCCCTTCAGGATGACGCTGAAGCAGGCCGGCGGCGCCGCGCTGGTCGGGCTGCTGCTGCTGACCGGCGGGAACGGCATGGTCGCCGTGGCCGAGCAGCACATCTCCAGCGGCCTGGCCGCGCTGCTCGTCGCCTCGGTGCCGCTCTGGCTGGTGCTGCTCAGGCTCGCCGTCAGGGACAGGCCGGCGGTGCTGACGCTGGCCGGGGTGCTGGTCGGGTTCGGCGGGGTGGCCGCCCTGTCGCTGAACGGCGGCGGCGAGAGCGCCGGCACGACCGGCATCGTGGTGATCCTGCTGGGCTCGGTGTCGTGGTCGATCGGCTCGTTCCTGTCGTCGCGCATCCCGATGCCGCCCAACGTGTGGACGGCCAGCGCCGTTGAGATGCTCGCCGGCGGCGCGGGGCTGGCCCTGGTCGGCGCCACCGTCGGGGAACGGTTCGACGTGACGGCCGTGTCGGGGCGCTCGTGGGCCGCGCTGGCGTACCTGGTGCTGGTGGGGTCGCTGGTCGGGTTCACCGCGTACACGTGGTTGCTCGGCAACGCGCCGATCTCGCTGGTCTCGACGTACGCGTACGTCAACCCGATCGTCGCCGTCATCCTGGGCGTGCTGGTCGTGAACGAGCACGTGACCGTGCAGATCGTGCTCGGCGGCCTGGTGATCCTGATCGGCGTCGCCCTCGTCGTCTCGACCGAGCGGCGCGCGCGGGCCAGGGCGGCTCCCGTGGCCGAGAAGGTCGCCGCCCCGTCCGGCTGAACCCGGGCCGCCGGACGGCCGTACCTCTCCTTGGGACGAGGGCGGGAGGGCTGCCGGATGTGGTCGTACCGGGTCGGGTTCGTGATCGTCGTGTCGTTGCCGTGGGCCCTTGTGTCCGCCGGGCCCGCCGGCGCGCACGGCGCGCTGGAGGATCCGCTCAGCCGGGCCGCCGCGTGCGGCGCCGAGGGCCCCGGGCAGGCGGCCCGCTCCGCGGCCTGCCGGGCCGCCGTGCGGGCGAGCGGCGGTGTCCTGACCCGGGCCTGGGACGATCTCCGGGTCGCCAACGTGGCGGGGCGTGACCGCCAGGTGATCCCCGACGGCAAGCTGTGCAGCGGAGGGCTGGCCGCGTACCGGGGGCTCGACCTCGCGCGCGCCGACTGGCCCGCCACCACGGTACGGCCCGGCGCCCGCTTCGCCTTCAAGTACCGGGGCACCATCCCGCACCGGGGGACGTTCCGGATGTACGTCACGAAGCAGGGGTACGATCCCCGCGAGCCCCTGAAGTGGTCCGACCTGGAACGCAAGCCGTTCCTCACGGCCACCGACCCCGCGTTGAAGGACGGGTCGTACACGATCTCGGGGCGGCTGCCCTCCCGGAGCGGCCGGCACCTCATCTACACGATCTGGCAGAACTCCGACACGCCGGACACCTACTACTCCTGCTCGGACGTGGTCTTCCGGCGTTCGTCCAACGCCGCCGCCGCTGCTGCCGCCGTACCGCGGGCCAGGCCCGTGGCGGCGAGCCGGCAGGACGGCGTCCGGCGGAAGGACGCGAGCTGGCTGGTCGGCGGGTCGGTCGTGCTGGCCGGGTGCGCCGGGGCCACGGGCCTGCTCATCAAGCGCCGCCGCCACCGCTTTGAGCGGTGACCGGGGCCGCATCAGGCGAGTGCGGCGGTGGGCGGCTCTCAGGTCGTCCAGCTCCTGGCGGGCGAGGTCGGCGAAGCCCTGCTCGTTGGCCGGGTCGGCCCAGCGCGCGAAGGCGTTGCGGAAGGCGAGGCAGCCCAGCTCGGCGGCCAGGCTCGCGGCGGGATCAGGCACCCCGCGCTCGCGCAGCGCGTCCGCCATGCCCGCGGTGAGCGTGGCGAACTTGAGCAGCTCGCGTTCGCGCAGGTCGTCGTGGCTCGAGACGATCGCCTGGCGGTTACCTCGGCGACGGCGCGAACCGCTGGCCCGCCGTCCACACCCTCGACGCCGCCCGGGTGTACCGCCTGGCCCTGGAGCAGGCGCCGGCCGGATCGCGGCTGCACGCCGTGGGCGACGAGGGGGTGCCGTTCCTGGAGATCGCCGAAGCCATCGGCCGCCACCTGGACGTGCCCGTCGCCGCCGTCCCGTCAGACCAGGCGCAGGACCGCTTCGGGTTCCTGGCGGCCATCGTGCCGCTCGACAACCCGACGTCCAGCGAGCGCACCCGGCGCCTGCTGGACTGGCAGCCGGCCCACCCCGGCCTGCTCGCCGACCTCGACCTGGGCCACTACTTCGCCTGAAGCGCCCTACCGGCGGAAGTCCCGCCACTTCGGCCGGACGCCTACCGGCGGAACTCCCGCTACTACGGCCCGGACGCCCTACCGGCGGAACTCCTCCGCCGCGGCCAGGAACGCGTCGTTGGCCTCGGGCGAGCCGATCGACACCCGTACGCCCTCCTCGCCGAACGGCCGCACCGCCACGCCCTGCGCGGCGCAGGCCGCGGCGAAGGCGGTGGTGCGCTCACCGAGGCGGAGCCAGACGAAGTTCGCCTCGGTGGGCGGCACCGTCCAGCCCTGCGCGATGAGCGCCTCCCGCACGCGGGTGCGCTCCTTGACCACCGCCTCCACCCGCTCCAGCAGCTCGTCCTCGGCCTGCAGCGAGGCGAGGGCGGCGATCTGGGCGAGGTGGTTAACCGCGAACGGGATGATCGTCTTGCGCACCGCCGTCGCCACCGGCTCCGGCGCGATCAGGTAACCGACACGCAGCCCCGCCAGCCCGTACGCCTTGGAGAAGGTCCGCAGGACCGCGACGTTCGGCCGGTCGCGGTAGAGCGTGACGCCGTCGGGCACGTCCTCGTCGCGCACGTACTCGCGGTAGGCCTCGTCCAGCACCACCAGCACGTCCTCGGGCACCCGGTCGAGGAACGACTCCAGCTCCGCCCGGCGGATGGCGGTGCTCGTCGGGTTGTTCGGGTTGCACACGAACACCATGCGGGTCCGGTCGTTGATCGCCTCCGCCATGGCGTCCAGGTCGTGGTCCTCGCCCGCCAGCGGCACCATGACGGACCGCACCCCGGCCAGGTCCGCGAGCAGCGGGTACGCCTCGAACGACCGCCACGCGTACACGACCTCGACGCCGGGCTCCCCCACCGTCTCGAAGAGCTGCTGCGCCACCGTCACGGACCCGGGGCCGAGCGCGACGTGCTCGGCCGGCACGCCGAAGCGCTCCGCGATGGCCTCGGTCAGCTTGACGGAGCCGGGGTCGGGGTAGCGGTTGATCTGCCGCGCACCCTCGGCGATGGCCTCGACCACGGAGGGCAGCGGGTCGTACGGGGATTCGTTGGAGGACAGCTTGTACGAGCGCCCGTCGGGCGCGGCGACCGCCTTGCCCGGCTTGTAGGCGGCCATGGTGTCCAGGATGTGGCGGAAACGAGGCATGGCATCACTTTAGATGAGGCCCCAGCCTGCACCCACAGCCTGCTCGTGCCGGCCGCCGCACCAGCGACACCTGCCTGCAGCTGCCCGGAGGCGCCATCCGCTTCTCCAACGACACCACCGACACCGCGTTCCTGTACGGCACCGCCGACTGCTCCGGCGGCTGGGGCCTGGTAGGCGTCGGCGCCACCTGGG
This window encodes:
- a CDS encoding GTP cyclohydrolase IIa; its protein translation is MTPDLTIGVVGPHDLVERVMLMGHAAAPLPCRLVAAAYRDEQEAPDKVTRLGPGVDACLFASPVPYDLARRSGVLTMPATYVQLGGAALVAALAKAALDTRMDPQRVSIDVVSRADVEEAYTDLGIPAGDVHSRDEPGATGTIAAYHERLARQGATTGALTCLPAVAERLHTAGVPVIRIRPTSAAVRTALHTAALLGAHHRLEESQLTVVLVEVPTLREPVRRAAPRYWRDELRLSLHRLLVQEANRINATVWPIDDHSYLVTATRGSIAAATDGFRVLPFAARIRDELGLAVEVGVGMGRTTHDAESHARAALARTQAGKQAQGFAVDREGRALIPAPRMPPTGATALKPKGVEVLARLAAKLEGGDTVVDAEGAGKMLGVTPRTARRLLRTLVDEGLAWPLPPNRTPQPGRPRQLYRLIVEKLGPR
- a CDS encoding rhodanese-like domain-containing protein, translated to MSNAPAIAHFTARLSFETDVSDVAADLAASTPGLVVVDARNRESWDQGHVEGAVHLPHREIAARAESLIPKDATVVTYCWGPGCNGATRAALEFAKLGYAVKEMIGGFEYWAREGFPMETASGVTRRPVDALTAPISGAACAC
- the hisC gene encoding histidinol-phosphate transaminase, giving the protein MPRFRHILDTMAAYKPGKAVAAPDGRSYKLSSNESPYDPLPSVVEAIAEGARQINRYPDPGSVKLTEAIAERFGVPAEHVALGPGSVTVAQQLFETVGEPGVEVVYAWRSFEAYPLLADLAGVRSVMVPLAGEDHDLDAMAEAINDRTRMVFVCNPNNPTSTAIRRAELESFLDRVPEDVLVVLDEAYREYVRDEDVPDGVTLYRDRPNVAVLRTFSKAYGLAGLRVGYLIAPEPVATAVRKTIIPFAVNHLAQIAALASLQAEDELLERVEAVVKERTRVREALIAQGWTVPPTEANFVWLRLGERTTAFAAACAAQGVAVRPFGEEGVRVSIGSPEANDAFLAAAEEFRR
- a CDS encoding lytic polysaccharide monooxygenase auxiliary activity family 9 protein, translated to MWSYRVGFVIVVSLPWALVSAGPAGAHGALEDPLSRAAACGAEGPGQAARSAACRAAVRASGGVLTRAWDDLRVANVAGRDRQVIPDGKLCSGGLAAYRGLDLARADWPATTVRPGARFAFKYRGTIPHRGTFRMYVTKQGYDPREPLKWSDLERKPFLTATDPALKDGSYTISGRLPSRSGRHLIYTIWQNSDTPDTYYSCSDVVFRRSSNAAAAAAAVPRARPVAASRQDGVRRKDASWLVGGSVVLAGCAGATGLLIKRRRHRFER
- a CDS encoding EamA family transporter: MSANAADGRRTLMVWGALGIVYVVWGSTYLGIRIAIETMPPLFHGSLRFVSAALLLAGFLLVTKGLAPFRMTLKQAGGAALVGLLLLTGGNGMVAVAEQHISSGLAALLVASVPLWLVLLRLAVRDRPAVLTLAGVLVGFGGVAALSLNGGGESAGTTGIVVILLGSVSWSIGSFLSSRIPMPPNVWTASAVEMLAGGAGLALVGATVGERFDVTAVSGRSWAALAYLVLVGSLVGFTAYTWLLGNAPISLVSTYAYVNPIVAVILGVLVVNEHVTVQIVLGGLVILIGVALVVSTERRARARAAPVAEKVAAPSG